From the genome of Amycolatopsis granulosa:
TGCGGGCCAACCTGGACATCACCGGGGGCGCGCTGCTGTCCGAACGGGTCACCACCGCGCTGGCGGCCGAGGCCGGCCGGCTCGAAGCGCACGACGCGGTCAGCGCGTGCACCCGGCGCGCCCTGGCCGGCGAGGGTGCGCTGGCCGACCTGCTGGCCGGGGACCCGCTGGTGGGCAAGCACCTCACCCGCGCGGGCATCGAAGAGCTGCTCGACCCCGCGGGCTACCTGGGGAGCGCGCGCGTGTTCACCGAACGGGTGCTGGCCGCACACGAGAAACGGAAGGAAACGCGGTGAGGGTCCACCACGACATCGCGGGCGGCGGTGACTCCGGTGAGGTCGTCGTCCTCAGCAACTCCATCGGCAGCAACCTGCGCATGTGGGACCCGCAGGTGAAACCATTGACCGACAACGGGTTCCGCGTCGTCCGCTACGACACGCGCGGGCACGGGAACTCGCCGGTGCCGCCCGGCCCGTACTCCATCGCCGATCTCGGCGGCGACGTCGTCGAGCTGCTCGACACGCTCGGCGTGGCCTCCGCGCACTTCGTCGGCCTGTCGCTGGGCGGCATGACCGGCGCCTGGCTCGGGCAGCACGTACCGTCGCGGATCCGGTCGCTGACCCTGGCGTTCTCCTCGGCCCGGCCGGGCAACGCCGACATGTGGACGCAGCGCGCGCGGCAGGTGCGGGCCGAGGGCATGGCGCGCATCGCCGAGGGCAGCATCGGCCGGTGGTTCACGCCGGGCTGGATCGCCGCGCACCCGCAACGGGCCGCGGAACTGCGGCGGATGACCGAGACCACCCCGGCCGAGGGGTACGCGTCGTGCTGCGAAGCGATCGCCGGGCTCGACCTGACCGCCGGGCTGGGCAGGATCGGCGTGCCGACCCTGGTGATCTCCGGCGCCGACGACGCCGCCCTGCCGCCGTCGCACGGCCGGCTGATCGCCGAGGGCATCCCGGGCGCGCGCTTCGAGGTCCTCGCCCACGCGGCGCACCTCGGCAGCTACGAGCAGGCGGAGAAGTTCACCGAGCTGCTGCTGGAGCACCTGAAGGGGGCGCGATGAGCGACGAGCTGTACGAGGCGGGCATGCGGGTCCGGCGCGAGGTGCTGGGGGACGCGCACGTCGATCGCGCGGCCGGCAACGCCACCGACTTCACCCGCAAGTTCCAGGACTACATCACGCGTGCCGCGTGGGGCTCGATCTGGACCCGCGAGGGCCTGGACCGCAAGACGCGCAGCTGCATCACGCTGGCCGTGCTGACCGCGCTGCACTGCCACGGCGAGATCGCCATGCACGTCCGCGCGGCGATCGGCAACGGCCTGACCGCGGACGAGAT
Proteins encoded in this window:
- the pcaC gene encoding 4-carboxymuconolactone decarboxylase: MSDELYEAGMRVRREVLGDAHVDRAAGNATDFTRKFQDYITRAAWGSIWTREGLDRKTRSCITLAVLTALHCHGEIAMHVRAAIGNGLTADEIGEVLLHAGVYAGVPAANEAFAIAQRTLAEMGEPTAQPRDR
- the pcaD gene encoding 3-oxoadipate enol-lactonase, translating into MRVHHDIAGGGDSGEVVVLSNSIGSNLRMWDPQVKPLTDNGFRVVRYDTRGHGNSPVPPGPYSIADLGGDVVELLDTLGVASAHFVGLSLGGMTGAWLGQHVPSRIRSLTLAFSSARPGNADMWTQRARQVRAEGMARIAEGSIGRWFTPGWIAAHPQRAAELRRMTETTPAEGYASCCEAIAGLDLTAGLGRIGVPTLVISGADDAALPPSHGRLIAEGIPGARFEVLAHAAHLGSYEQAEKFTELLLEHLKGAR